The following proteins are encoded in a genomic region of Pangasianodon hypophthalmus isolate fPanHyp1 chromosome 26, fPanHyp1.pri, whole genome shotgun sequence:
- the LOC117596190 gene encoding general transcription factor 3C polypeptide 1, producing the protein MKGYFVPGIISLRNITSTEHIAVNACSLRIRLRSTHTHSLFTQSDSAVFSTPSLPSSVSRMIDRRRVCGRSFLEECVSLLGYSREDVEAVQEVMVAVETGEEFGINLQDLYRKCTHLEQVEKGRSKTLQQYIQDLLDCEKVLEVGALSPRLVCMDFAVPWLLQCPKVSEEPCPVPQDAPPTTTDITPEAPPSSSDVTAEALPTSHKPPLKRLLDQTDGDDDDVDVVPPVKRPTMETVAMETGESSAEEGRVKTSLPDPPSSDKQEVAHSDDASALRKCDGLIKEENVTQTQGGENAEISEEEDVLSFVARPWRVVDGSLNRPVCKGMLEALLLHIMTHPGVPEPALLQHYSGVLQPMVILDLLKVLEELGCVIKRFTVNRPKASLFSRPGIPKVKGHGEVSVMEDVVAFYEPTVDCSLRISKLFPHESSWNRWVQLCAR; encoded by the exons ATGAAGGGATACTTCGTCCCAGGAATCATCAGCCTGAGGAACATCACGTCTACTGAACACATCGCCGTCAACGCCTGCAGCCTGCGCATCCGCCTgcgcagcacacacacacactccctgttcACACAGagcg acagcGCAGTGTTCtccactccctctctcccctccTCCGTCTCTCGTATGATTGACCGGCGGCGTgtgtgtgggcggagcttcttGGAGGAATGCGTGTCCCTGTTGGGTTACAGCCGTGAGGACGTGGAGGCGGTGCAGGAGGTCATGGTCGCTGTGGAAACGGGGGAGGAGTTTGGCATCAACCTGCAGGACTTGTACAGGAAATGCACACACCTGGAACAGGTGGAGAAGGGGCGGAGCAAAACGCTGCAGCAGTACATCCAG gatctGTTAGACTGTGAGAAGGTGTTGGAGGTGGGCGCTCTCTCTCCACGCTTGGTCTGCATGGACTTCGCTGTTCCGTGGCTGCTGCAGTGCCCCAAAGTGTCTGAAGAGCCATGTCCCGTCCCACAAGATGCCCCACCCACCACCACTGACATCACTCCCGAAGCTCCGCCCTCCTCCTCAGATGTCACCGCTGAAGCACTGCCTACTTCACACAAGCCACCACTAAAGAGACTGTTAGATCAGACAgacggtgatgatgatgatgttgatgtagTCCCTCCTGTCAAGAGACCCACCATGGAGACTGTTGCTATGGAGACGGGGGAATCCAGTGCAGAAGAGGGCAGGGTTAAAACTTCTCTTCCGGATCCACCCTCTTCTGATAAACAGGAAGTGGCGCACAGTGATGATGCGTCGGCTTTGCGCAAGTGTGACGGTTTAATTAAGGAGGAAAACGTGACACAGAcccaag GTGGAGAGAATGCTGAGATctcagaggaggagga tgtgttgaGCTTTGTAGCTCGTCCGTGGCGTGTCGTGGATGGGTCTCTGAACAGGCCTGTGTGTAAGGGGATGTTAGAGGCACTGCTGTTACACATCATGACACACCCTGGTGTTCCTGAACCGGCACTGCTGCAGCATTACAGCGGAGTTCTGCAGCCCATGGTCATCCTGGATCTGctaaag gtTCTTGAAGAGTTGGGGTGTGTAATAAAGCGTTTTACAGTTAATCGCCCCAAAGCGTCTCTGTTTTCTCGCCCTGGCATTcccaaggtcaaaggtcacggaGAGGTCAGTGTGATGGAGGATGTGGTGGCGTTTTACGAGCCCACGGTGGACTGCAGTTTAAGAATCTCTAAGCTCTTCCCTCATGAGTCTAGCTGGAACAGATGGGTACAGCTGTGTGcacgctga